A portion of the Bacteroidales bacterium genome contains these proteins:
- the egtD gene encoding L-histidine N(alpha)-methyltransferase: MNQHLSVKEKHTETHSEFEQDIYLGLSSKPKYLQSKYFYDAEGDKLFQQITALNEYYLTDCEHEILNNHKDDLLTFFLDSNTPFLLTELGAGDGQKTEVLLNHFLYESVHFRYFPIDISPNVLDLLESKLSANFPKLNVSTYPGDYFRALDRLNAEENGRKVLLFLGSTIGNSEFEEAVRFLRSLKNRMNNKDLLLIGFDLKKTPNTILQAYNDPSGITAQFNLNLLHRINKELEGEFEPDDFYHHPTYDPSTGEAKSFLISKKNQTIRIGKLNTTFEFKEGEPIFTEISQKYDEDMINTLAEKAGFRVQNNFYDSRKYFVDSLWQKH; the protein is encoded by the coding sequence ATGAACCAACATCTTTCGGTAAAAGAAAAACATACAGAAACCCATTCTGAATTTGAACAGGATATTTACCTGGGTTTATCTTCCAAACCAAAATATCTTCAATCAAAATATTTCTATGATGCTGAAGGGGATAAGCTGTTCCAGCAGATTACAGCCTTAAACGAGTACTATCTCACCGATTGTGAGCACGAAATACTCAACAATCATAAGGATGACTTGCTGACGTTCTTCCTTGATTCCAATACGCCCTTTCTACTAACTGAGCTGGGTGCAGGAGACGGACAGAAAACTGAGGTGTTGTTAAACCATTTTCTCTATGAATCGGTGCATTTCCGGTATTTTCCAATTGATATTTCACCAAACGTACTGGATTTGCTTGAATCAAAATTGTCAGCGAATTTTCCGAAATTAAATGTCAGTACTTACCCCGGCGACTATTTTCGGGCACTTGACCGCTTGAATGCAGAGGAAAATGGAAGGAAAGTACTGTTGTTTCTGGGCTCAACAATTGGCAATTCCGAATTTGAAGAAGCCGTTAGATTTCTGCGTTCCCTCAAGAACAGAATGAATAATAAAGACTTGCTCCTTATTGGGTTTGATCTGAAGAAAACTCCCAATACCATCCTTCAGGCATATAACGATCCCTCAGGCATCACGGCGCAGTTTAACCTGAATTTGCTACACCGGATCAACAAAGAACTGGAAGGTGAATTTGAACCGGATGATTTTTACCACCATCCAACTTACGACCCTTCAACCGGTGAGGCCAAAAGTTTCCTTATCAGCAAAAAAAATCAAACCATACGCATTGGAAAACTCAATACTACCTTTGAATTCAAAGAGGGTGAACCAATTTTTACAGAGATATCCCAGAAATACGATGAAGACATGATTAATACCCTGGCAGAAAAAGCGGGTTTCCGGGTACAAAACAACTTCTACGACAGCAGGAAGTATTTTGTGGATTCACTGTGGCAAAAACATTAA